The sequence CCAAATCCCCTACCAAAGCATCCCGAGGTGACGCTTGAATACCATTTCCCAACCGATCTAGGATTCGAGCCGCAATCACCGCCTGCATGTTACCAAAAGCCGCAATGAGGGGACGACTTAGGAACATGAATGTATAGCCCAGAACAATAATAAATTTTCGTCGCCGCAGGTAATCACTGAAAACGCCTGACATCATTTTCATGAGGTAAGACAACATTTCGACGATGCCTTCTATGGTTCCAATTAATCCAGAGCCTGCCCCCAAGATTGTTTTCATATAAACAGCAGAAATACTGCGCACCATAACAGAAGAGAGGTTAACGAAAAAGACAGCAAGTCCAATGCCCCAAATTGGCCTGGGGATTTGAGGGAGATGGGAGTTATTATTGGTATGATTATTCATTCACTCTATCCCTGGCATGGAAGTTATAAAAACAAGGTGGAACAATTGCTTAAACGATACCATTAGAAAAAACAAAGGATTGAGATTTTTTTTGAAAAAACCTTTGATCAAGTTAAACCTAATAGTATTGAAAAGTCGAATCTTGTCTGTATCTAGACAATGACACCTAGGAGGCAAAAAGTCAAGTTTGTTGAGAGACGCCCTACACCGTAAGAAACCCGGCTATCTTCGGATAATTATCGCCCTAAGGCTGCTTTAACTCTTGAAATATCAATAATTTTTAAAATAACCCCCAATAAGACATAAGTGGCAATTCCTATACCTACCTGGGTAGCAACATAGGTGAGCTCCTGCCATTTTGTCATGCAACAAGGATCATAAGCATCCTCCAGTTGCCATAAAATACCCCCTATCATCATGGAGATAAAAATAATTTTTAAGCAGGTCAATTTAACGCCGCGCGAAAGAGCAAACCACTCTCTTTTTTTCAAGACGCCATACAAAGCAATCGTGTTTGCCCATGCCGATAAGGAAGTAGATAAAGCCAGCGCTATATGACCTAAATATCCCATTAAAGTGAGATTTAAGAACAGGTTTAAAAAGATGCATCCAATCGCAATTTTTACCGGCGTTCTGGTATCCTGACGCGCAAAAAAACCTGTTACAAAAACTTTATTTAAGACATACGCTGGAATTCCTATAGCAAAAGCCGCCAACGCTCTGGCGGTTGCTTGCGTATCACTAAACGACATTCCATAAATTATATGAATCAACGGATAGCTGAGCATAATTAAACCCACAGCCGCCGGAATAGTCAATTGCAACGCCACATCCGTCGCTAATAGCTTATTCCGGATTGCTTTTTCATACTCCCCTGCTTTGAGTTGCCGCGACAATAAAGGCAATAGAGCCGTACCAACAGCAATCCCAAAAATGGATAAAGGCAATTGGTTCAAACGATCTGCATAAAAGATATAAGAAACTGATTTTTCCGGCAGAAAGGATGCCAAAATGGTATCAACAAAAAGATTGATATTCATCACACCCGCTCCGATGGCCCCTGGCACCATTAGACGCAATAGTTCTTTCACGTCGGGCGTTAATCGTGGCCACCGCAACCGAATGCGGAAATCCATACGCCAGCAGGCCAGATAGAGCCAAAGCAATTGTACTATTCCCGCTACCACCACGGCTATTGACAACCCTACCCCATAAGAAAGATCGACATAAGGGCAAATCAACAAAGACAAAATCATCACAATATTTAAGAGAATTGGCACCCCTGCCGCAGCAGCAAAGCGATCAAAAGAATTTAAGACGCCCGATAAGTGGGCCGCCAATGAAATGAATAATATATAAGGAAACGTGATGCGAGTAAACGTTATCGCTAAGTCCAGACGCTCTGGTGTTGTTGCAAAGCCTGGTGCTAACACATGGATAATTGCAGGTGTAAAGATAACAACCAGCAAAACAAATACGGTTAAAAAGGCTAGCATTACTGAAAACACCACTTCCGCTAGAACCTTAGCCTGGTCTCGGCCCTCACTCACTAATTTGCGTGAAATTAGAGGAACGAAAGCCGCATTAAAAGCCCCTTCAGCAAAAATGCGTCGAAAGAAATTAGGAAACTTGAAAGCCACAAAAAAGGCATCTGTAACGAGACTAGCACCCAAAAAGCGAGCAATCATAATTTCTCGCACTAGTCCAAAGATCCGACTCATAAAAGTAAAGCCGCTAATGGTGATGATATGACGTAATATTCGCATAAAAACTTAAGCTCCACGCAGAATCCGAGCCTTATCACGGCTCCAATCTCGCTCTTTAATTGTCGCACGCTTATCCACAGTATTCTTACCCTTAGCTAAAGCCAAGGCAACCTTGGCGCGGCCTTTATTATTAAAATACACAGATAAGGCCACCAAGGTCATCCCTTTGCGTTGAATGGCCCCCATCCATTTATTTGCCTGCCGCTTATGCAACAATAACTTGCGCGGCCGTTTAGGTTCGTGATTAAACTGATTGGCCTGCTCGTAGATGGGAATATTGGCATTAAAGAGGAAAATTTCACCCTGCATTTCACCGGCATAAGTTTCGTTAATACTGGCACGCCCGCCGCGCAAAGATTTGACTTCACTGCCGGTCAATACAATGCCCGCTTCAATTTCTTCAATAATGGAATAATCGAATCGGGCGCGGCGATTTTGCGCCACTATTCTATGAGCATGTTCTTTTGTCATGGCCTTGCTCTTTTTCTCTTTTAAATATTATATCCTTAGCTATTAAGCTGCCACTAAACCAATGGTTTTCAGCGCATGATCCACGATCTCTTTAGCAGATTCGGTCACCGGGACCAATGGTAAACGAACCTCAGAACCACAAAAACCAAGCCGGGATACCGCATATTTAATAGGGCTTGGACTTGTTTCAACAAACATGGATTCATGCACCATTAATAATTTATCGCGCAAAGTGGCAAATGTCTCTAAATCTTTACTCTTCCATGCCTGCATAATTTGCTGATTCAAACGTGGCACAACGTTGGCACTCACCGACACCACGCCATCACCACCTTGAGCAATATAAGCCGTTGCAATGGGATCATCCCCAGAGAGAAAGCTAAAGTCCTTCATAATCCGTTGGCGCATTTTAATGACCCGTGTTAAATCGTCACAAGAATCCTTAATGGCAATCACCATCGACAACTCAGCCAATCGCACCACCGTATCAACGGACAATCCTGTCACAGCTCGCCCGGGGTTATTGTATAAAACAATTGGCAATCCAACATCATTTAAGACTTTAAAGTGCTGATATACGCCTTCGGGCATAGGCTTAACATAGTAGGGCGTGACCACCAAAGCTGCATCGCATCCAATTTCCTTAGCCTCAACCATCATTGCCAGTGTTTCATGGGTCGATGGCGCACCGCACCCTGCAATGACAGGGATCCGGCCTGCAGCCGCCGCAACAACAGTTTCTAAGACGACCCGGCGCTCTTTGGTTGTTAGCAAGGCGGCTTCACCCGTTGATCCACAGGCAACAATTCCTTGCGTTCCTTCCGCCAGATGCCACTCTACTAAATTTTTTAAAGCTGTTACATTAACTTCACCATTGTGAAATGGCGTGATTAGAGCGACAATGGAGCCTGAGAGTTTCATTTTTATTCCCTTACTGATGGTGCAACAATGCGTCAACTATTCATTAGCTTTATTATTCTATCACTGACTGTAACACAAAACCATGCCAATGAAGCAGCAAAATGTGGTGCTCAATTGAAAAAGGCCATTCGACAAAATCCGGACGGTGTCACGATTGATAAGGCTAACTGCCCCAAAAGTCATACTCTCTTAATGTGGTTGCGTGCCCAAAAAACAGCAAGCTTTTCAGCAGCTAAGGCTTTTATCGATAAGCATCCGACATGGCCACGCCTCTCAACAATTCAGCGCCAGATCGAAAAAGAACTTTATAAGACACCGCCGCCTGCACCTCAAACGATTTCCTGGTTCCGTCGCATGCCTCCTATCAGCTTAAAGGGCTTACAAGCCTTTGGCCAAGCCTTGTTATCTCAAAAGCAATATGATGATCAAAAATTCCGTCAAGCGTTTATAGATAATGAGATCATGATGATTGATCTTCAAAAATTCATCACGACTTATCGCCCTTTATTGAATGACGAAATCTTGCAACGAAAAGCTCATGCTCTGATCGATAGCAATCAAATTGCAGCAGCAGAGCTAATCCAGGCAAACGTATCGAAAAAATCCAGGACAATCTTGGATGCCCGCCTGAGCTTAATAAAAGGTGCAACCGTCCTTAAAGCTGACCTTCTGCAAGATCCCTATCTTAAATTTGAGCAAGCTCGTCTTTATCGGAAAAATCGATTCGATAAAAAAGCCTCAGACCTATTAAAGGAACTTACTGATCATGAGAATCCCGAGCTGCTGTGGACAGAACGTAATCTTATCGCTCGTCGACTCTTAGAAGATAAAAAATATCAAGCGGCCTATGACACCATCAAGAATCATGGTCTTAAAAGAGGCGAAAACTTTGCCACGGCGGAATGGTTAGCGGGTTGGTTATCCCTTCGATTCTTGAAAAACCCAGAACAAGCTAAAGCTCACTTCGAACGCTTGAATGAGAATGTCTCAACGCCCGTGAGTGTTGCACGGGCCCAATATTGGTTGGGCCGTGTTCATAAAGATTTAGGAGATCCGGCCCAAGCCCAATCCTGGTGGACAAAGGCTAAAAAGCATATCGCAACCTACTACGGCCAATTAGCTCATAAAGAATTAACAGGCAAAACACCAACCGTTAAGCCTAAACCCTTGACCATCGATTTAAGCGTTCGGCGCACTTTAGAATCCCGCGAGATTTATAAATATATGCGCCTCTTGCAAGAAATTGGGGAGCAATCCACAGCCGAAGCCTTTGCTCTAAAGCTGGGAGAGCAACTGCAACATCCCGAAGAGCAAGCTCTTCTTACTGAAATTATTCGTGACAAATCAGGCAAGCATAATGCCCTTAAGGTGTATAAGAAAATTATGAAGACTGAGTATCCCGTCATTCCGGCAGCCTACCCACGCATCACCATTCCCCGCCAGACGGTTGAACCGGCATTTGCTCATGCCATCATTCGTCAAGAAAGCCGATTCCAACCTGATGCAGTCAGTTCTGCTGGTGCCACCGGCTTAATGCAATTGATGCCAGCAACAGCAACTCTTACCGAACAACGCTATAAGATCAAGAAAAAAAAACTCACCGATCCCCAGCATAATGTTCAGGTGGGCTCTCATCACTTAAAAGATTTAATGGATAAATATCGCGGCTCTCTCATCCTTGCAGCAGCAGCCTATAATGCAGGGGCTACTGCTGTGGATGAGTGGGTTGATCAATTTGGTGACCCAAGGTCGACGGGTGTGAATGTTATCGACTGGGTTGAGCTCATTCCTTATGCCGAAACCCGCAACTATGTCCAGCGTGTTTTGGAAAACTATCACTGTTACCGATAGAAATTAGTCGATATCTCCGTTTAAAAAGAGATGGGTTTGAGCTATCTCTTTTTCTTAAAACTTTTTCCCTATTTTAATAAAGGCTTCATGCGATCTATATTTTTTACCAAAGTTGCCACTGTAATCAGCCGTGAGATAAACTTTATTTTTAAATAATGTCGTTAGACCAACTGTTGGACTCACTAAATTCGCGGGTTTATTTGCGCCATAAACCGTAAATTGTTCGTCATTACCCTTAAAATTTAGCGTTAACTTTTGTTTACCGAACGCCTGGATGTGGTTATAGGAAAGCTTTATGTAACCATAAAGTTCAGTGTCACGTTGCTTAATTAGTTTCGACAGTTGTGCCCCTGCTTTGCTTTGGTAGAAAGTACTGCGCTGAGGCGCCACCACTAAACCAAGCGTTCCTGCTTCTTGTTCCCGATAATGAGCTTCATGTTGATATAAGGTTCCAAAACTAAGGAGGGGTGTTAGAAACAGTTTATTATCAAGCTTGACATCATAACCTGTTTCAAAAAGGGCACCCACTTGCTGACCAGGATGGCGCTGAGATGCCTGCTGTGTGAACCTCGCAAAATTAAGAATCCTTTTGCCTTTAAAGAGATTGTAACCATAGGATACTAAACCATCGACATACCAGTTTTTATAAGCTTGCCAAGATCCATAAAGGCCCATCTGATAACTTCTGATATTACCCACTCCAATCCCGTGTCGGAAGCGATAATTCATGTATTGATAGCCTGCTGTTACCCCCACTAATAGGTTATTTCGAACTTTGTAATCAACTCCCATATGAGGGTAATCCTCCCAAAATTAAAAGGAGTTGAAAGTAGAATTGTTGAAAGCTGCTGCATGCAGCTTTTGCATAGGCGTTAGGTGGGATAGAAGTGGTCCCTAATGATTAGACATAAAAGCAGCAAAGATAAGCTATAGCCATGGGATGGCGCGAGCGTCTCTTGCGGTGCTTACCACCGCGAGTACTTTTGATGATTAAGCTTGCTTTCGTTAGGGTAGCCTTGGCCCAACTGTAACTTATTTTTTGACCATAATTCCGACGGGCAATACTGTGAAAATGGCGCACATTATAATCCGTAAAATGCTCTTTATACAGTTGGCCCAAATCGGCTGCCTCTGTTTTTGAGGCTCGGCGCCCGGCTTTTTCCCCAGTCGTCGATCAAAAGTGCCATCAAAATCCTCTTCTTCGTAGCGGTTTCGCTTCCTTAAAAATGTCCAAGAACTTATGAAGAGCAAGCTTGCCGCTTCTTCGGTGATTAATTCTCCGGAACACAGGGTAGTAAATTTCTTCAAATTTCATCTTTAAAAGCAGCCTCAATTGTCGTTACTCTGCTTATTGGAAGTACTCCTTTTTTCTATTGGTACTTCCATCTTCTCATTGAACAATTAATGTACTATTTACCTTGGACATATCATGGACTCGTGATACCTTTCTTGAAAAAACCAAGAAAAATCATTATATACCATATATAATTGACTTCCTAACTAGACGACGAGAAAGGGTTGGGAACTGAATTCTAAACTACCAAATAAATTTACTTGGCAGGCCGGGTAGAAAATCCTTATAGTCAATTAGGCTCAAGGCTCCTACCGTCGCTTGGGCGTAAAATAAAAGAGATACCATATGACGAACACTTTTAAACTCGATGGCATAGCAGATGGCTCGTTGGTGGCAGTAGCCATGTCCGGCGGTGTTGATTCATCCGTTACTGCAGCCTTAATGGTCGAAGCGGGTTATCAGGTCATCGGCATTACCCTCCAGCTTTATGATCATGGTCAAATGATCGATAAAAAAGGGGCGTGCTGTGCGGGCCAAGATATTTATGATGCCCGAACCGTAGCTGACAAGCTGGGATTTCCACATTATGTTTTGGATTATGAAAGTGTTTTCAAACAAAGCGTCATGGATGACTTTGCCGATAGCTATCTGAATGGCGAAACCCCAATTCCGTGTGTGCGGTGCAATCAAAAAGTTAAGTTCAAAGATTTATTAACAACTTCTCGCGATTTGGGAGCTCAAGCCTTAATTACCGGCCATTATGTTCAGCGTCTGCCGGGTATAGGACACAGTGAACTGCACCGGGCTGTCGACGCCAGCCGCGATCAAAGCTATTTTCTATTTACCACCACGCAAGATCAACTTGAATATTTACGTTTTCCCTTGGGCGGGTTGCCTAAAACCGAAACACGCGAGCATGCTCATCGTTTTGGTCTAAAGGTTGCTGATAAACCCGATAGCCAAGATATTTGCTTTGTCCCCAACGGCAATTATGCTTCTGTTGTTGAACGGTTGCGTCCCGGCGCCTTGGACGCAGGGGAGATTGTTCATCTTGACGGTCGCCTGCTTGGGCATCACCAAGGAATCATCAACTATACCATTGGTCAGCGCAAGGGATTGGGCATTTCCGCAGCTGAACCGCTGTATGTAGTACAGATTGATCCGCTTAAAAAACAAGTCATCGTCGGATCTAAAGAAGCCCTTGCAAAACACGAAGTGTATGTCCGGGACGTCAATTGGTTGGAAAATGTGGCTCGATTTGATGAGCCCCAAAATCTTATTGTTAAGATTCGCTCAACCCATCCTGGAATTCTCGCGACAGTACGTCGCTTACGGACAGATGAAGCTGTTGTAGAATTTGCTGAGCCAGAGTATGGTGTATCCGCAGGCCAAGCTTGCGTTTTTTATGAAGGTACCAGAGTATTGGGGGGCGGATGGATCGCGCGGGACACTCTAAAAAAATAGCGGCTCTTATTGTTGCCGCGGGAACGGGCACACGTTTTGGATCAACCACGCCAAAACAGTATGTTGAGCTTGGCCCTAAATCTCTGATTCGCCACAGTATCGATGCTTTTCGTGATGTGGGCATAACCGATGTGTTGGCTGTTATCCACCCCGATCATTATGATTTTTACATCAAGGCGACAGAAGGATTAGACATCCTTGACCCTGTAGGGGGGGGTAGCACCCGAGCTGAATCGACTTTAGCCGGTTTAAATGCTCTTAAGAATTTAGCTCCGGATTATGTTTTGGTGCATGACGCCGCCCGCCCCTTTGTTGATTCTCATCTTATTAAACGTGTCATTGACGGCCTCACCATGGCAGCGGGGTGCATTCCCGCAATTGCGGTCACTGATACCATTAAACTGGTTGCTAACAATCGTATTCAACAAACTTTGCCACGCGAAAATTTGTGGCGCGCTCAAACGCCACAAGGGTTTCACTATCCAGTCCTCTTGGATTGTTTTACAAAAACAACCGATAATGCATTTACGGATGAAGCCTCTTTGCTTGAGAAATTTAATATCCCTGTTACCATGGTCATGGGGTCAGAAGAAAACATTAAAATTACTTTCCCCAGTGATCTAAAAGGAAATTAACATGGATATTCGAGTGGGCAATGGATTTGATGTGCACGCCATCGGACAGGGTGAGCATGTTATCATATGCGGCGTCAAAATTCCGTGCGGTTTTTCTCTCATCGGCCATTCTGACGCTGATGTCGGCTTGCATGCCCTTACGGATGCCATCTTGGGGGCCTTATGTCTAGGAGATATTGGCCAACACTTCCCTCCGAATGATCCGCGCTGGAAGGGTGCTGACTCTACTCAATTTCTTAAGCATGCAGCCCAATTAGCTCAAAACCAAAACTATCGCATCAATCACGTAGATGTCACGATCATTGGGGAGGCTCCCAAAGTATCCCCTCATCGAGACACCATGCGTCAAAAAATTTCCCAAATTTTAGAGATCGATAAAGAGAGTGTCAGTGTTAAGGCCACCACAACAGAAAAACTAGGATTTACAGGGCGTGGTGAAGGGTTGGCCGCTTTAGCAACAGCGACTCTCATTAAACAGCTTTAAAAACTTGCAGCAGCAGACGATAAGGCATGGTCTTTAGCAACCAAGTTCAATTCAGCAACCTGCGGTTCCTGCAGTAAGGGGATTCGGCACCAGACAGTGGTCCCCTGCCCCTGAGCCGATTCTATATGGATATTCCCTCCATGCAGGGTAATAAAACTCTTAACTAACGGCAGTCCGATGCCTGCCCCCTTAAAGCGGGTGCGATTGCCTTGGGCCGTATCGAACAATTCAAAGACATTTTTCTTTTCTTCTTCGGACATTCCAACACCATTATCGCTCACAGATAGAACCAAATAATCTCCGTCTTCGTCCGTCTCTATGCCTGCAGTCAACTTTATTAAGCCGCCGGAAGGGGTAAATTTAATCGCATTCATCAACAGATTAAAAAGTGCTTGTTTCAGACGGCGCTCATCCGCTAAAAATCGTTCGACGATCGTGGTATTTTCACAGATAATCTCTAAGCCATGATCATTCGAACGGTTATAAACGAGGGCAATCAAGCTCTCAAGAAATGCTGTTAAATCAATTGGTTGAATTTTTAAAGTTAACTGCCCTGCCTCCACACTGGCAAAGTCAATGATATCATTAATAAGCGACAATAAGCGTTGAGATGACTCATTAATACCATCACAATAATTGATTTGACGTTCGTTCAAATTGCCAAAATATTGATTTAATAGGATCTCAGTAAATCCAATAATGGTATTGAGTGGGGCGCGCAATTCATAGGACACATGTGAAATAAAATCTGACTTAAACCGATCTGTTTGCTCAAGCGCTTCATTACGTTCTCTTAAAGCCTCTTCAAATCGCCATCGATCGGATACATCAATAAAGCCTAACATGTGCGATCCATCCGGCAATGGTACATAGGACACATTGATGACGGATTGATCCGCTAAGATGAGCCGTTCGCTAGCCGGTTGTCTAACATGGAACATTTCCAAAGTCTTTTGTCTAAACTGATCCCAGTGGCTATACCCCATAAAACGATGACGAATTTCATACAAGATGTCGCCCGCATGGCGACCAGGGGCTAACTCAATATCGTCGACTTGCCAAATCTGACTAACAGCGGGATTGGATAAACGCAAACGATTGTCACTGCCCAGCACAATAATCCCTTCATATAGATGATCTAAGGTTTCCTTTTGTACCGCAATCAACGTATTGTAGCGCCGCTCCATAGCTAATTTATCCGTCACGTCATCAAATAAGAATAACAATCCCCCTAAAGGATGGGGGGCGATAACCATTCTCAAAATTTGACCATCTGGCAAATGTGTTAACTCTTGAACCGGGGTGATGAGGGTGTTAAATAAACTTAATTGAGCATTGCGATAAGCAGTAAAATCAGAGACTTCCGGTAATTTGCGTCTTTCCCGAAGGTCTTGCATCAATTCATTAAACGTCGGTTTTGAATAAAGATATTTTTCATCAAATTCAAATAATTTTTCATAGGCTTTGTTAAAAAATTCAAGTCGTTGATCTGCTCCGAACACAATGATAGGTGAGGATAAATTATGCAAGATATCCTGATGAGCCGCTACATGTTTTGCTAACGTAATATGAGCCTCTTCATGCTCGGTAAAATCCATGGCATAACCAATTGTCCCCGACTTATCAGCCATCGGAATCTCTGCTGTTTCAATCATACGCCGATGACCATCCACCACAATATGGCTCCGTCTGGATTGCACCACGCCCGTTGACAACGCTCGATGAGCCAAAGCATGAGGGTTGAAGGATCGATTTTTATCAATCAGTTCACGTCCTTCAGCAATAACAGCTTCAGGATTAGAATCTAAAATACCGGCAAAAACTTGATTACAGTAAATAAGACTTGCCTTAGTATCCCGCCCCCACAAAGCAATCGGAATACTATTTAAAATATCTGCATAAAAATTACGTTCTTTATATAATTCTGAAACCTGGCTGTGGAGCTTATCAAGCAAAAAGTCTTCATCTGTAACATCTGAAAAGGCTAAAATAAAATGATACCGGCCATTTTCATTAAACGAATATCCTACCACTTTTAGAAGTGTTCTGGTATCAATCACTGTCAAGGAAAGCTCAAAAGGATCATTAAAATCCTTTAGTTTTTGAATATGTTGATCGAGTTTATAAGCATCATCAGCTGTAAATTGATTAATTATATCTTGGAGGAAAACAGGCTGTTGAGGATCCAACCCCATTAAAGAAATTAAACTATAAGAATAATCAAGAGCCCCGCCCTCTTTCGGCCACCAACATCTGGATTCAACCGCCCCATCTATTAATATTTTGTAAAGATAATGCCGATCTTGCAGCAAATAAACTTTATGCTTTAACCGTGAAATATAGCGAAGCATGGGCACTGTAACAATTGCCATTCCCACTCCAAGGAAAAACCCACTTATTATGTATGGTTCAATTTCCTCTATATTCATCCAAAAAAGCAGATTATCGAGCACCCAAAAATCCTTATAACTCGCCAAAATCTCTTTAAGGTTAACAGCTTAATCCATCAAATTACATTAAAATTATTTATACTTTATCAATAATTTGATGATAGATTGAAAGTATTGGATGATGTTTAAAGTGGGTTGTACACAATGACAGGAACAGTTAAGGATTCAAAAAACGCAGCAACGGCGAAGACAAAAAAGCAAGCAATATCAACTTCACTGAAATCCCCTGCAAAGAAAAGTACGACAGAGACTAGCACAACCACAGCAGTAACCAAAAAGGTTGCTGTCAAAAAAACCACGGCAGCAAAGCCTAAAAAGTCCGCACCTGCAAAAGCGACAGCCGCTAAAACTAAAAAAGCTACGTCTCAGGGGGCGCCTAAAATGCCCACAAAAAAACCAAGTTCCAAAAAGTCCACAAAAACAGCCTCAAGCCCAGTTTTCCCCTGGCTAAAATCTTACCCTCAAAATATTCAATGGGATATCGATATCCCCGAGAAACCATTATGGGCCCTTATGGATGAGGCAGCAGCCGCAGCACCCGATAAAAATTGCATTGACTTTCTTGGTAAAAAATATACCTATGGCCAAATCAGTAATCTTGTTAATCGCGTAGCCGAGGGACTACAAAAAATTGGTGTCAAGCAGGGGACTAAAGTTGGTATTTTTATGCCGAATGCTCCCCACTTTGTTATCGCTTATTTTGCTATTCTCAAGGCCGGCGGCGTTGTGGTTAATTATAACCCTTTATACGCTGACCATGAAATTACACATCAAATTAATGATTCAGAAACTGAAATCATAATCACTTTGGATCTGCAAGCCTTATGCACAAAGTTGATACCACTGCTTGGATCAACCACACTCAAGAAAATGGTTGTTTGTTCTGTTGCTGAAAGCTTACCTTTTCCCAAGAATATCCTTTTCAAGCTTTTTAAGCGTAGCGAAATTGCAAAGCTTCCAATCAATCCAGCCATTCTTAACTTTAATGATCTCATCAATAATGCCGGTCAACCAAAAGCTATTAAAATTGATCCAAAGAAAGATGTTGCCTTACTGCAGTATACAGGAGGGACGACGGGTATTCCTAAAGGTGCTATGTTAAGCCATTACAATGTGTATGCCAATGCAATTCAAGCGCATCTTTGGTTCGTAGGAATGGAATATGGTAAGGATAAGATTTTAGCCGGCTTGCCTCTATTTCATGTATACGCTATGACAGCAGTTATGACTCTGGCTATCTTGACAGCCTCCGAAATTGTGATGATGTTTCCTCGCTTTAATCCATTTGAAGCGATGAAGTTAATTGAAAAGCACAAAATAACTTTCTTCCCAGGCGTTCCAACTATGTACAGTATGATCGCCTATCACCCTAAGGTAAAAAATATTGATCTTAACTCTCTTAAAGCTTGTTTGTCCGGCGGGGCTCCTCTGCCGATCAAGATTAAAGAAGACTTTGAAAGTTTGACAGGTTGTAAACTCGTTGAAGCTTACGGCCTAAGTGAGACTTCACCCGCTGCTATAGCCAATCCTGCTTATGGGGTTAATAAAGCAGGATCTATCGGCATTCCCTTTCCTCGCACAGAAGTGAAAATCGTTTCCCTTGACGATTCTTCCCACTC is a genomic window of Candidatus Paracaedibacter acanthamoebae containing:
- the smpB gene encoding SsrA-binding protein SmpB yields the protein MTKEHAHRIVAQNRRARFDYSIIEEIEAGIVLTGSEVKSLRGGRASINETYAGEMQGEIFLFNANIPIYEQANQFNHEPKRPRKLLLHKRQANKWMGAIQRKGMTLVALSVYFNNKGRAKVALALAKGKNTVDKRATIKERDWSRDKARILRGA
- the mnmA gene encoding tRNA 2-thiouridine(34) synthase MnmA is translated as MTNTFKLDGIADGSLVAVAMSGGVDSSVTAALMVEAGYQVIGITLQLYDHGQMIDKKGACCAGQDIYDARTVADKLGFPHYVLDYESVFKQSVMDDFADSYLNGETPIPCVRCNQKVKFKDLLTTSRDLGAQALITGHYVQRLPGIGHSELHRAVDASRDQSYFLFTTTQDQLEYLRFPLGGLPKTETREHAHRFGLKVADKPDSQDICFVPNGNYASVVERLRPGALDAGEIVHLDGRLLGHHQGIINYTIGQRKGLGISAAEPLYVVQIDPLKKQVIVGSKEALAKHEVYVRDVNWLENVARFDEPQNLIVKIRSTHPGILATVRRLRTDEAVVEFAEPEYGVSAGQACVFYEGTRVLGGGWIARDTLKK
- a CDS encoding transglycosylase SLT domain-containing protein; this translates as MRQLFISFIILSLTVTQNHANEAAKCGAQLKKAIRQNPDGVTIDKANCPKSHTLLMWLRAQKTASFSAAKAFIDKHPTWPRLSTIQRQIEKELYKTPPPAPQTISWFRRMPPISLKGLQAFGQALLSQKQYDDQKFRQAFIDNEIMMIDLQKFITTYRPLLNDEILQRKAHALIDSNQIAAAELIQANVSKKSRTILDARLSLIKGATVLKADLLQDPYLKFEQARLYRKNRFDKKASDLLKELTDHENPELLWTERNLIARRLLEDKKYQAAYDTIKNHGLKRGENFATAEWLAGWLSLRFLKNPEQAKAHFERLNENVSTPVSVARAQYWLGRVHKDLGDPAQAQSWWTKAKKHIATYYGQLAHKELTGKTPTVKPKPLTIDLSVRRTLESREIYKYMRLLQEIGEQSTAEAFALKLGEQLQHPEEQALLTEIIRDKSGKHNALKVYKKIMKTEYPVIPAAYPRITIPRQTVEPAFAHAIIRQESRFQPDAVSSAGATGLMQLMPATATLTEQRYKIKKKKLTDPQHNVQVGSHHLKDLMDKYRGSLILAAAAYNAGATAVDEWVDQFGDPRSTGVNVIDWVELIPYAETRNYVQRVLENYHCYR
- the murJ gene encoding murein biosynthesis integral membrane protein MurJ, giving the protein MRILRHIITISGFTFMSRIFGLVREIMIARFLGASLVTDAFFVAFKFPNFFRRIFAEGAFNAAFVPLISRKLVSEGRDQAKVLAEVVFSVMLAFLTVFVLLVVIFTPAIIHVLAPGFATTPERLDLAITFTRITFPYILFISLAAHLSGVLNSFDRFAAAAGVPILLNIVMILSLLICPYVDLSYGVGLSIAVVVAGIVQLLWLYLACWRMDFRIRLRWPRLTPDVKELLRLMVPGAIGAGVMNINLFVDTILASFLPEKSVSYIFYADRLNQLPLSIFGIAVGTALLPLLSRQLKAGEYEKAIRNKLLATDVALQLTIPAAVGLIMLSYPLIHIIYGMSFSDTQATARALAAFAIGIPAYVLNKVFVTGFFARQDTRTPVKIAIGCIFLNLFLNLTLMGYLGHIALALSTSLSAWANTIALYGVLKKREWFALSRGVKLTCLKIIFISMMIGGILWQLEDAYDPCCMTKWQELTYVATQVGIGIATYVLLGVILKIIDISRVKAALGR
- the dapA gene encoding 4-hydroxy-tetrahydrodipicolinate synthase, with product MKLSGSIVALITPFHNGEVNVTALKNLVEWHLAEGTQGIVACGSTGEAALLTTKERRVVLETVVAAAAGRIPVIAGCGAPSTHETLAMMVEAKEIGCDAALVVTPYYVKPMPEGVYQHFKVLNDVGLPIVLYNNPGRAVTGLSVDTVVRLAELSMVIAIKDSCDDLTRVIKMRQRIMKDFSFLSGDDPIATAYIAQGGDGVVSVSANVVPRLNQQIMQAWKSKDLETFATLRDKLLMVHESMFVETSPSPIKYAVSRLGFCGSEVRLPLVPVTESAKEIVDHALKTIGLVAA
- a CDS encoding autotransporter outer membrane beta-barrel domain-containing protein; its protein translation is MGVDYKVRNNLLVGVTAGYQYMNYRFRHGIGVGNIRSYQMGLYGSWQAYKNWYVDGLVSYGYNLFKGKRILNFARFTQQASQRHPGQQVGALFETGYDVKLDNKLFLTPLLSFGTLYQHEAHYREQEAGTLGLVVAPQRSTFYQSKAGAQLSKLIKQRDTELYGYIKLSYNHIQAFGKQKLTLNFKGNDEQFTVYGANKPANLVSPTVGLTTLFKNKVYLTADYSGNFGKKYRSHEAFIKIGKKF